Below is a window of Lodderomyces elongisporus chromosome 3, complete sequence DNA.
cttatccttttttttttttccttatcCACAAAGTTTGTTTCTAATTTGTCTATTTAGCAGTCTATACACATGTTTATTCTCCTTGCACGTGAccaacttttcaaaaacttatATATCCCGGACTTGGTGGAACTTCGCCCGTTTCCCACACCACTTGGTCTGCACCCAAATCAAATTCAATTAAACCTCCTTGTGCACCAAATAATGTTTGGTGATCAACCCAATTTTTGTTCCATTCTTGACCGTTTATTTTCAAGCTTTGCACGTAAATGTTTTCGTCGGAAAGATTAGGCGCTCTAATCTCGAAAGTTGCACCATTTTCCAATTGCAATTTCAAACTACTAAAGAATGGAGATGAAATTAAGTAGGTGGTTGTTCCGGCAATCGGATAGAATCCAAGCATGTTGAAAATCATCCATCCTTGTAATGCACCGCCATCACTGTTTCCCGGTAAATTTTTGGCAAAGTCGTTCTGCATTATATATCTTGTAAGCTCAACAGTTCTCCATTGCTCTTgcacaaaattgaaaagaaacggGGTCAAGAAACTAGGTTCATTCCCAACATCAGCAATTTTCTCTCCGTGGAGAGGATAAAGATCATTGATTCTAGTAATGAAAGTTTGGTTATCTCCAATGAGTTCAATTAAACCTTTTATATCGTGTGGCACAGCAAACCCATACTCAACCGGCTTTCCCTCATACTCGTCGTCGCCCCAATAACATCCAAAGCAACTGAATGGATCATAGTGGGTGAAATTAAAACTGCCATCTGCATTCCTAGGCTGGACAAATCCTTTATACGAATACTTTGCTGTTGAGGAAGCTGTAGCATCTTTATTCCATATATTTCTCCAGTTTGAACCACGTTGAAGATATTTGTTGtgatcttcttcattatcTAGCCCAGCTGCTACTTGAGATAGTGCAAAGTCATCATATGCATATTCCAAGGTTCTACTAACACTTCTGGTATAGTTTCTTGTAATATATCCATATTTCAACCAGTCTGGAAGGGCGCCGCGCccttgttttgttgatgcATCTGGTGCAAACGAATCGTACCAATATGGAGGTTGCACTTCAgcattctttttcattgcCGCATATGAAGAAGTCCAATCGATTCCTTGAATGTTTTTCACAAACGCATCAGCCATTACTATATCTGAGTTTGAACCTCCTTGAGTTCGACCATTTTGATTAGCAGATCTACCGTCTGGAGTCCAGCCTTCATTTAAGTAAATGTTTGTCAAGGATTGCACAATTTCCGAGCCTCTTGTGGGGTTTATAATGTTGAGTAATGGGTTGAGACAACGGAAAGTGTCCCAAATGGTGAAAAAGTCATCATAGTAAACTTGTTGAGAAGTCCAGCCGGGGTTAGGATTTTCTCCGGTTCTATTTGACGGAATCAAATGAGCGCCATATAATGCAGTGTAAAATTGGTTGATTACTgagtcgttgttgttgttgttgttgttgcctCCGTTGCCACCGCCAACTGCAACTTCAACTTgaaacttgtcaaaaacTTCCCTTGACCATGCTTGTCTTGTATCCTGTACAAGATTGTCAAAATCCTTTGTGTAATCAATATTAGCACAGGCTTGTTCCTTAGATATAAAGGAGACTCCCATATGACTTTGCACTTGTGATAAGTTGCTAAACTCAAATATCAAGCCAAATGAGTCATCCTGTGTTGATGAACTTATTGAAGTGGCACCATTACTGGTACTGTTTTTTCCCTGAAATGAATTAATAGCTGCTGCATCTTCACTAAACTTTCCGCAAAAATATATTGTCCATGCTTGTTGGAGGCCCCATCCATTCTCTATAGTGGTATACCCTGAGTATTCCAGGGACGAGGTTGCATCAATTGAACCATTAACTTCTCGTTGAGACCACCATGGTCTTTGTGGAGCTGAGAGGTGGTGTGCAACATCGATCAATATTTTATTGTTACcattgctggtgttatCTTGCTTAAAGTCGTATTTCAATATTCCAAAACGATCACCAGCAGCAATTGAAATATTGACATTTTCAGTGTACACGTGGTACTCGCCAACTTTTGCCGAGTCAGGTTGACTTCTGGTCAAATTGAGCTGTGATTGGAAATCACCCGTAAATGGTAATTGTGCTACGACACCATACTCTGGTGCACCGCCAGTGCCGCTTTCATGGAGCATTGAGATTCCGTTAATCACACCACCGGGTGCATAACCTGAGTATGCATTTCCGAAATTTGCATCAATGGCATCGACACCCAATTTCACCATACCAAACGGTCTAGTTACTCCAGGAAACATATTACCACCGCCTTCTGTGCCATAGAACACATCAACTCGATCAATTGGCTGTATATCTTGTCGACGGACTTTGGAGGTGTTTGAACTATTTGAACTATTTGAACTATTTGAGCTGtttgaattgtttttgctcaAAGTTGGTGCTGCAATAGTGAgtgcaaacaaaaaagtgaGTACCAACAACATAATCTATTATTGTATGTAAAGaaattttgcaaagactttgaggaaataaagaagtGTGTAGCCAACCTTTTCAACTCTTTCTTATATTCCTTCATTCCTTGTCCGACTTCATTTTTAGCACTTCTTTATCTCTCTTTTATAGTCAgaacaaatgaaaaagttcATTTCAATAGTATTTGGTACACGTGTATAACTGTGTAGGTGTTTAGGTGTGTAGGTGTGTGTGTCCATGTAAATGCACCCAACCTTCTCTTTATTTAGCTGCAAATAAAACCCAAAATGAACATAAAGAAGCGGATGAGTATACTGTTGTGTGCTATTGTcattttaatctttttcatcaacaacgtgcaccaaaaaaaaaaaaaaagaaaaacacctattgttcaaaattctgattcttttattggtgtggttttttttttaaaaaaactgATTAGATCATAATCGTTTTATATTTGTGAATCGAGAAATCTTGATGACGAGTCTGTAACTTTTTAATAGAGGAAATCACAGTTGCAATAGTAGTTAAAATTCGTATACTTTGAATCAACTGTAGAccccaatttttttttcattttctccattttttttctttcgtttctttctttctcctaAGCGTGTCATGTGTATTGAGACTCTAGTTATTTGTAATTAATAATGGTCCTTCTCCTTGTATGATGTTTCCATTGTGGATTTGCCCTGTTTCATTGTGTCTTATCTTGAAATGCGCattttttgcttgttgtttgcttgtttgtttgtttgtttgtttgttcaagggaaggaaaaagaagtgtTGCAAACCACagaattttgatttttgatttttttttggtgttgttgtagtaatTCAAATCTTCAGCTTACGTAATACAACCGTAGTATCTTCCCTCTtatttgataaaaaaaaaccgtTTAACACCCATGTGCAAATTTAATTACCTATAGTGCTTGCCAAGGGTAAATGTATTTTGAACTTGTCCTATTTTATTGAAAGTTGGATTTGTTGTCGTATTGTTCTTGTTAGTTGCTACTAACTGctattgtttgttgttttccatAATTTGAAAGCTTCAATTTGAGCTGAATTATTACTTGTGATATTAAATCGATCCACGTTTTTTCCTCATGGTGCCAGGAAGCAACAATTGCCAAGGGAACAAAGGTTCAAACTAATTGTTATTCGCTTGCATTGCATCGTTGTCGTGTCAACTTTATCAAATACCTGTTCAATATTTGTTTAATACTAGTTCTAATTTATAATGTTTATTGTTGCAATACATTGTATTCATTCTAATCAATATTGTACCATGagagttttcttttgggtGGGGACGGGTACACGTGCGCGTATCTCAGTATATGGTTCATTCCATGCCTTTTTTTACACACCAATCAACATAAATGCAGCCAAATATACAgactctttttccttcttcccCCTCGCTCCCCCTCCCCCTGCCTCTTTCCTATCTATTCTTTAATTGTCAAGAACAATGAGaagcaattgttgttgctttaaTTGcttaattgttttttttaagccATATACAAGAACTTTTGAATAATAGTCCAGTTGGGAGCATAGGGAGAAGGTAAATGTaatgtaaaaagaaaaagaatgatgGAGGAAGAGctaaagataaagaagtGAAAAGAAGCAGCAAGTTAATAAAAAAGGGGGAATggggagagaaaagaggatgaaataaaaacaaaaacgaaaacTACAACTTGTATCAAGTCGATTTAAAATTGCTGTAAAAAtgttttaaaaataaaaaaggaaaaggaaaaacggaaaggaaaggaaaaggttAAAGAGGTGGTCTTTCCTCCAtcttttctgttctgttctgttctgttctgttcctttttttgcaatcatTGCTCCattatcaaaaacaaatagtaTACATGCCGCTACccacatatacatatatatatatatatatatatatatacatcaTCAAACACATAATCGTAATTTATTTGCCATTCtccattctttttgaaaaacatcttgcctttgtttttcagtAAAGAAGGGGAGTGTgattccctttttttccaagTGTGTTTTGATATCTTGACAAAAGTTTGTCCATGCCTCTTTTGTCAAATTGCTAAACAAGAGTTGCACGTCCAAtgtttgcaatttttctttttcgtagAAAGTGCAGTTGATGCTATTGTGGATGATATAGTTTAAGCTGCTTTGGAATATGAGTTTGTAGTCTCCATATACGTGAGGTTCAAACTGGTAGCGTTTTATGTGTGGGGTTATTAGTGAATGAGGGAATTCCATGGCGTATATGGTATCTGATGGAAcaacttgttgttgatgttgttgttgtagtggtggtgatgttaatggtggtggtgaagCCTGAGGATAAGGTATAGGTGTTGGTTCCATTGTTGTCGTTTCCACTTCGTCGTACTCAATAATCTCAAAGTCTAATGTGTCGGTCTTCATTGTTTCTAAAGTAAGGGAACAATTTCTGtatatctttctttttttttaaatttggCAGAGAggaaaatagaagaatATACAAGGAGAAGTCCTAGTGATAAATGTGGgataagaagaagaactgACTACATTATTATagtctttttcaaaaaattttttgaaaagacaaaaaaaaaagagaaactgGTGGGGGGGGCAAATTTAGTCTTAAAggagtggtagtggtggtagagAAGTAAGGGTGAAAgtaaaaccaaaacataTTCATCAATCATCAATCATCAATCATCAATCATCAATCATCAATCATCAATCAACGTTTGGTATCgtgcttttcatttcccCTCATTTGATTGGTACATTCCCAGTCAATTTTGAAACTAAAAGAATCataaaaaaaccaaaaaaaaaacaaaaagaagaagagtaaGGTTTAACTATTtccttctttattcttttttcttttcttttcgctATCTCTATTTTAACAAAACAATGTACACTTTGTTTCCATCTATTATGTGTTTCAAAAATCAGGTGAATGACTTATTTAAAGGTGTTGCAATccctcctccttcttcttcttcacccaattttgtttgtgtgcaTTTCGATaagtgaagaagaatttttccttcttcttcttcttcttccccaCATTTTTTCGCACTGACTGCTTTGTTTTGGGCGATCTTATCAACACTCCCCACCcgcctcttttttttttttttgtcttatattattattattttttttgggtctGGTCTGGTCTGGTCTGGTCTGGGTCATTCATATTTAAGCAAAGTTGAATAACCAacaagttgttgttgttgttgttgttgttgttgttgttatgtcttttctttttgcaataCAGGTTATGATAATAACAAtgcttgttttttattatttactGGTGAATAGGAAGAGAAGCACAAGAGTTGATAAGAATtcatattatttttttttattttctttagcAATTTTCTGATTCAAAGTAGGAAAGTGAAGATGGAAGTagtttcctctttcttctctcaGCATATTTTTGTTACATGAACATGTATACTTGTGTATACTTATGTATACTTATGTATATCTATGTACGCTTCTGTATACTTATGTATACTTATGTATGACTTGTTTGAATACCGGTTATATCGGCGTTTGAGATTTTGAAGCTGTCTATGAATAATGATTATCAAAGGATATGTTGTCTTTGATGACAGACTCTCttcctctctttctctctctctcttcttttggtCATTTGAGTACGGCATCAATCATTACGTCAtatatgttgttgtttctgttgttgttgttgttgttgttgttgttgttgttgttgttgttgttgttgttgtttcattttgtatatatatatatatatatatatcttcCTCTCACTATAGTCTTCTAGTCGCTTCTCCCCATTGCTATTTATTGTTAACTGGCACTAAAGTTCTAGTGTTGTATATTGCGTTCTTTACTGTTGCAATTGCCAAATGCAGTAACTCCAAGAGATGTTTACTGTTGATACTATTAATAGTAGTATTAATAGCAGtactattgttattgttattgttattgtgcTGTATATacaatcttcttctttctctattGTCGTCATCACTTGtctgtatgtatgtatgtatacatatatgtatgtatgtatatatattacttGAAATTGCGCTTCTTACTTTGTGTTTTCACTTGCGCCTTCATCTACTATAGAACAAATTGCGCTttatacacatatacatatatatatacgtatatCTTGTGGTTACTTGACTAAGTCACATAGTATAAGAGATGAGCAAATGAGCAAATGAGCAAATGAGCAAAtgagcaaagaaaaagagaagagaaaaaggggGAGTGGTGGTGGGGGGCGGTGAAGTTGGGAAAAAGAGTCTATGATGAATTCTTTGCTTAGAGGTGACACTTTGCTGCGGGTATGAACCCTAAACTGGGGCTCCCccctattattattattccctcagatggaaaagagagagaaagagtgagggagaaaaaaaaaagaaccttcatcctcttcttcttctactctCTCTTCTCCTCACCCTCTAAGAACTATTTGTATTATTAAGATTGATTTCATTTATTATGTAGTAGTTGGTAACTCTATGAGCTAGTGTTATTGTTTGTTACtagttgtttgtttgtttgtttgtttgttaactagtctatttttatatatttttcaaaaatagtggaatttactctttttttagGGTTAACATTTCTTCTTGGCTTGAAGAAATGAAGGCTATATGAGAacacccaaaaaaaataaaatataaaaatataaaaattaaataaaaataaataaagaaaaagaggtgAGATTTGCATGTGGCACCAAAAGGCATAAGTCTCAATAACTTCGTGACTTGGAATACACACAGCATTCATTGGGGGGAGAAGAGGGAGGCGAAGTATCAATGTTGTAGAGATACCTTATTCACCTTtacaactactactactactactactactacaacaacattagtagtagcagtGCCACTGTCTCAATGTATAACTGCAGTGTTCAAAACAGATTATGTGGAAAGTTCAATACAAGGTCATCGTTCTGttaaaagggaaaaaaaattaataggTAGTTTCCATGTGTGATGTTTATATACACTTTGTAACATCTTAGTAATAAGGTAAAATACAAACCAACCATCTCAACCTCTCTTTCCTCCCTATTGAAAGAATACAATACTGGGGGGaataaatgaatgaaaaGGGTATAAACAGGCGAGTTAAATGGGAATTTCCATACTATTGCTATTTTTGCCATTTACAATTTTGtatatttctactgctgtgctattattctttgttcAATTGTAATACTTACTAATAAcgtacacacacacacacacagagagtgagagagagatgtatatgtatatgtaagTATGtataaatacaaatacatcaCATCACACCCACCCAACGAGAGTCTGTCTCTTtctctgtctgtctgtaGCTGTCTCTGTCTGTCTCTGTGtgtgttcttcttcttcttataaatttttttatttattttttattttttattttttattcttttattttatttctctttctatatatatatatatatatacataccaAATACACCTACCAATCCGCCACTTTtctagaaaaaaagaagaagaagaaaaaaaaagaaaaatttatttatttattaagaaaaaaaaaaaatttataaagCTACAAGAGCAGTAACAACTTACAAACTTGCTATTGGCAAGCACAAACCCACTTATTCTACAAACCTTACTACACCAGCAATGGGTGATTCATCCAAACCAGGAACCCTCTCGAAATTGGGTAAGATATTTGGCAAATCACAAACAAATTTATCAACCataaagcaacaacagcaacaacaacaacaacagcaacaacagcaacaagtagaaagacaaaaagaagcTAATGGAAGCCGACTGAGACAACTGACCTTACTGTCTCCACCACCGTTGCCACCATCATCTTCACAAGTACTAAAACAAGCTGAAAGACCACAAACTaaactgctgctgcccTCGCCAGTCACATCCACCAGAAGCAACGTACCGACAGAAGTTTTGTCTTCAAgaccaccaacaccaataaaagaagaagaaccaaagcaactgcaactgcaactgcaactgcaactgctgCAACTGCTGCAACTGCTGCAGCAAGCTTTACAAAATGATGAGGATTATATCCTTTCGCAGATTGAAAACGACGAGGTAACACCCTTGAGAAATATTAAGCAACCACAACCTTtgcaaccaccaccaacgcTAGCACagacaccagcaacaccagcCTTACCACCATCagcttcttctccttctccatcatcatcatcatcctcttcttcttctttgcctCGCGTCCTCAATGGCAATGAACTCTCATCAACAAACTCATCTCCTAAATTGGCAAGTGCTAGATCTGCATCTCCGATAAACCACAATGGCGCCAATAACGTACCCAACACACTATCTGCTACCACATCACCCACACTGATGGCATCCTTAGACCAACGTTTGAAACGTCAAGGCTCAACCAACAGCAATATACCACAACCTATAGCTCCACTCGATACAAACAAAGTACCGACAatcacttcttcttcttcttcttctgcctCTGGAAGAACATCACCTGCAGTATCAAGATCATCCTCAAGAAAAGtaatatcaacaaaaccACTACAAAAAACAACCCCAGGTCTCTTGGGCAAACACAAGAATGAATCAATGACATCATTGGTTAGCGGATCAGGATCATCTGCACAACCACAATCACTGCAAACATCGCTTCAGAACTTGCCCAGATTTGTTATGCTTGAAAATGGCAATCACGAACACCACCTCCGATCAGCAAAGCGTCACGAAAAGTTGTCAAACATGTTGAAGGACTTGTTGGGAGCCAAAAAATTGAGAGATGGAGCCAAGAGTGCAGTACCTGACTTGTTGCATGGAGCAATGCAACAAAGCACATCACAATtgctgcaacaacaatcacaacaacaacaacaacaacagggAACATCTTCTCCAAGACCACCAACTCTATTTGCCGGTTTAGTGAATCAAGTAAAGAACCATACCAGTCCATACCACCATCCAGGTACTGCAGATACAGTCAATAAGGATGCTCATGCTACTAGTACCACTACTAGTACACCAGCTACCGGACCTGATTGTCGATCGTTTGTCGAAAAGTATGGAAGATGTCAAGAAGTTATTGGGCGAGGCTCATTTGGTGTTGTGCGAATATCACACAAGAAGATTGATGCATCCAATGTCAATGACTCAACTGCAACAGTTTCGTCATCGGCTTCATCTTCAGGAACACAAGAGAAACTATACGCAGTTAAGGAATTTAAACGCAAGCCCaatgaaaatgagaaaaagTATAATCGAAGATTGACTTCGGAGTTTTGCAT
It encodes the following:
- a CDS encoding uncharacterized protein (CAZy:GH92), which gives rise to MLLVLTFLFALTIAAPTLSKNNSNSSNSSNSSNSSNTSKVRRQDIQPIDRVDVFYGTEGGGNMFPGVTRPFGMVKLGVDAIDANFGNAYSGYAPGGVINGISMLHESGTGGAPEYGVVAQLPFTGDFQSQLNLTRSQPDSAKVGEYHVYTENVNISIAAGDRFGILKYDFKQDNTSNGNNKILIDVAHHLSAPQRPWWSQREVNGSIDATSSSEYSGYTTIENGWGLQQAWTIYFCGKFSEDAAAINSFQGKNSTSNGATSISSSTQDDSFGLIFEFSNLSQVQSHMGVSFISKEQACANIDYTKDFDNLVQDTRQAWSREVFDKFQVEVAVGGGNGGNNNNNNNDSVINQFYTALYGAHLIPSNRTGENPNPGWTSQQVYYDDFFTIWDTFRCLNPLLNIINPTRGSEIVQSLTNIYLNEGWTPDGRSANQNGRTQGGSNSDIVMADAFVKNIQGIDWTSSYAAMKKNAEVQPPYWYDSFAPDASTKQGRGALPDWLKYGYITRNYTRSVSRTLEYAYDDFALSQVAAGLDNEEDHNKYLQRGSNWRNIWNKDATASSTAKYSYKGFVQPRNADGSFNFTHYDPFSCFGCYWGDDEYEGKPVEYGFAVPHDIKGLIELIGDNQTFITRINDLYPLHGEKIADVGNEPSFLTPFLFNFVQEQWRTVELTRYIMQNDFAKNLPGNSDGGALQGWMIFNMLGFYPIAGTTTYLISSPFFSSLKLQLENGATFEIRAPNLSDENIYVQSLKINGQEWNKNWVDHQTLFGAQGGLIEFDLGADQVVWETGEVPPSPGYISF
- the SAT4 gene encoding serine/threonine-protein kinase HAL4/sat4, with translation MGDSSKPGTLSKLGKIFGKSQTNLSTIKQQQQQQQQQQQQQQVERQKEANGSRSRQSTLSSPPPLPPSSSQVLKQAERPQTKSSSPSPVTSTRSNVPTEVLSSRPPTPIKEEEPKQSQSQSQSQSSQSSQSSQQALQNDEDYILSQIENDEVTPLRNIKQPQPLQPPPTLAQTPATPALPPSASSPSPSSSSSSSSSLPRVLNGNELSSTNSSPKLASARSASPINHNGANNVPNTLSATTSPTSMASLDQRLKRQGSTNSNIPQPIAPLDTNKVPTITSSSSSSASGRTSPAVSRSSSRKVISTKPLQKTTPGLLGKHKNESMTSLVSGSGSSAQPQSSQTSLQNLPRFVMLENGNHEHHLRSAKRHEKLSNMLKDLLGAKKLRDGAKSAVPDLLHGAMQQSTSQLSQQQSQQQQQQQGTSSPRPPTLFAGLVNQVKNHTSPYHHPGTADTVNKDAHATSTTTSTPATGPDCRSFVEKYGRCQEVIGRGSFGVVRISHKKIDASNVNDSTATVSSSASSSGTQEKLYAVKEFKRKPNENEKKYNRRLTSEFCISSSLKHINIIDTLDLLKDAKGDYCEVMEFCSGGDLYTLIIASGKLEYAEADCFFKQLIRGVNYMHNMGVAHRDLKPENLLLTQTGVLKITDFGNSECFKMAWETDIQFSEGVCGSSPYIAPEEFNQESFDPRCVDIWSCGVIYMAMRTGRQLWKLADPSKDEFFEEYLVKRKDASGYEPIENLKRARCRNVIYSILDPKPERRITGKQILNSEWGREIKVCEAGEGHHLSENGSAGSS